The Pan troglodytes isolate AG18354 chromosome 1, NHGRI_mPanTro3-v2.0_pri, whole genome shotgun sequence genome includes a region encoding these proteins:
- the RGS8 gene encoding regulator of G-protein signaling 8 isoform X2, producing the protein MAALLMPRRNKGMRTRLGCLSHKSDSCSDFTAILPDKPNRALKRLSTEEATRWADSFDVLLSHKYGVAAFRAFLKTEFSEENLEFWLACEEFKKTRSTAKLVSKAHRIFEEFVDVQAPREVNIDFQTREATRKNLQEPSLTCFDQAQGKVHSLMEKDSYPRFLRSKMYLDLLSQSQRRLS; encoded by the exons GAACAAAGGGATGAGGACTCGACTGGGATGCCTGTCTCACAAGTCAGACTCGTGTAGTGATTTCACAGCTATTCTTCCAGACAAACCCAACCGCGCTCTCAA gagATTATCCACAGAAGAAGCTACGAGGTGGGCAGATTCCTTTGATGTGCTTCTCTCTCATAAGT ATGGGGTGGCTGCATTCCGTGCCTTCTTGAAGACGGAGTTCAGTGAGGAGAACCTGGAATTCTGGTTGGCCTGTGAGGAGTTCAAGAAGACCAGGTCAACTGCAAAACTGGTCTCTAAGGCCCATAGGATCTTTGAGGAGTTTGTGGATGTGCAGGCTCCACGGGAG GTAAACATTGACTTCCAGACCCGAGAAGCCACGAGGAAGAACCTGCAGGAGCCATCcctgacttgctttgaccaagcCCAAGGAAAAGTACACAGCCTCATGGAGAAAGACTCTTACCCCAGGTTCCTGAGGTCCAAAATGTACTTAGATCTGCTGTCCCAAAGCCAGAGGAGGCTCAGTTAG
- the RGS8 gene encoding regulator of G-protein signaling 8 isoform X3 encodes MRTGQRQNKGMRTRLGCLSHKSDSCSDFTAILPDKPNRALKRLSTEEATRWADSFDVLLSHKYGVAAFRAFLKTEFSEENLEFWLACEEFKKTRSTAKLVSKAHRIFEEFVDVQAPREVNIDFQTREATRKNLQEPSLTCFDQAQGKVHSLMEKDSYPRFLRSKMYLDLLSQSQRRLS; translated from the exons GAACAAAGGGATGAGGACTCGACTGGGATGCCTGTCTCACAAGTCAGACTCGTGTAGTGATTTCACAGCTATTCTTCCAGACAAACCCAACCGCGCTCTCAA gagATTATCCACAGAAGAAGCTACGAGGTGGGCAGATTCCTTTGATGTGCTTCTCTCTCATAAGT ATGGGGTGGCTGCATTCCGTGCCTTCTTGAAGACGGAGTTCAGTGAGGAGAACCTGGAATTCTGGTTGGCCTGTGAGGAGTTCAAGAAGACCAGGTCAACTGCAAAACTGGTCTCTAAGGCCCATAGGATCTTTGAGGAGTTTGTGGATGTGCAGGCTCCACGGGAG GTAAACATTGACTTCCAGACCCGAGAAGCCACGAGGAAGAACCTGCAGGAGCCATCcctgacttgctttgaccaagcCCAAGGAAAAGTACACAGCCTCATGGAGAAAGACTCTTACCCCAGGTTCCTGAGGTCCAAAATGTACTTAGATCTGCTGTCCCAAAGCCAGAGGAGGCTCAGTTAG